Sequence from the Gemmatimonadaceae bacterium genome:
ATCACCTTCCGCAGCCGATCGCGCGCGCGATCTATTGTCACGGTCTCATCCGGAGGACGTTCGGCGCGCAGCATCGCCAGGCCAAGCTCGAGTGCGCAGAGCTCGTGAATCGTGAGACCCATCGGGCGAAAGTTGCGGAGCTCCAGGCGGTCAGGATCGCGGCCCGCGACATACCAGTGTGAGCTGAGGAAGAAGAGACCGTACGGCTCGATCGTTCTGCGACTGCTCTTGTCCGTCGCCATCGTGCGGTAATCGAACGTCACCGACTTCCGCCGGGTGAGGGCGTCGTTCATGGCTTCGAATACGCTATCGCGTGGAGCGGCAGCGTGGACGGCTCGCTCCGGGTCGGACACCGACTCGACGTCCCGGAGAGGGAGATCGAACGCGAGCTTTCGAATCGCGGAGTCCACTTCTTCCGTGAGAACAGGGTCGCCAAGTGCGCGGTAGCCGTACTTGTCGGGCTTGCGGCGTTGCGACGCGCCTTTGCCTTCGCGAGCCAGGGAGAGGTACGGGAGATAGAAGCCCTTCTTCTCGAGGCGGTAGCCGGTGGCCTCGCCGTCCTCGATCTGCTGCGTCTCGATCGCTATGCCGAACGAGCGCAGCTCATCCTTGTCGCGCTCGAACATGCGCATAAGGGCGTCTTTCTTCTTCGAGGAATCCAGATAGCCGGGGATGTCCCGCGCGAGATCGTCGAACGTTGCCGGGTAGTGGCGGCGAAGGAGCGCGGCGAGGAGGTCAGTCCAGCGTTGAAGCTTTGAGGCACGGGGAGACATGAGGATTCAATCTTAGAGTACCCTCTGACATGCCGCCACACTCACACCTCACGTTCTCCGTCACTCCTCCCCCTCCGCCGCCCAGTGGAACCGGTGAAGCCCACGATGCATCACCGGCGCAATCATGATTCCAACCACTACGATGACCACGAGCCCCGCATACAGCGCGTACGTCCCCGCGAACACCTTCCCCTGCTCGGTGAGCTCCGTCTTCACGGGGCCCATTCCGCCCAGAAGCATCGTGGTATTGAGATAGGCGTCCCGCCAGTTCATGGACTCGTAATGGTGATAACCCACCATTCCCGCACCCAGCGACACTACGACGATCACCTGAGCCACAATCGCGTGCGTCACCAGCCGCAACAGAAACCGCGATCGCGAAATGGGTCGCTGCCTCCGGTGCTCGTAGCCAAGCGGATTCATCCATGTCTCCGTTCAATTGGGCAAATGCAAAAAAACCCACCGTCTATATGTCTATATGACGGTAGGCCTTCGCGACGCTTTAGGCGAGTTCCGTTTACGCTGCGCTCGCCAAGCTGTTCTTCAAAGCGCGCAACACACCCGATTTATAACGGGTCGGACAATTCAGTTATGAACTAAAACTAGTCGGGTACCCCGGCCGGGTCAAGACGCATTTCACTCGACTTCCGAAGAGAACGTCACCGGATCCTGCCGATAGAATTTCTGGAGCTCGGCATAGAGCTCCGGGTGCGTCGTCCTGAGCGCGCGCGGCCGCTCGAAGAACGCCTCCGTCGCGACAGCGAAGAACTCGGTAGGATTTGTTGCGCCGTACGTATCGAGAAGAGTCGGCATGCCCGACTCTTCGGCATGCCGGAGCGCCGTAAACTCCGCGCTCATTACCCTTCCCCACGCGAGATACCCGGCGTGTGTGTCGAGATCCGGAGTTCCGTCCGCGCTCCTGTTCTCGAAATCGAGTTGATGCGCAAACTCGTGCAGCACCACATTCTGGCCGTCGCTCGGATCGCGCGCACCGCGGCTCGCTGCATCCCACGCAAGCACCAGCGCGCGGAGCTCACGCGCCGTATGCCCGAGCCGGTCCTCCGGCCCGTCCTCCCAGATGCCACCTCCGATGTACCGCTCGCCATCTTCCCGGTAACCACTGGGATAGACGAGAACCGACTTCAGGTGTGGGTAGTAGTCAGTCTCACGATGCAGGAGTAGCAGGCACGCCTGGGCCGCGATCGTGACTCGGATCTCATCCGTGAGCTCCAGCCCGCCGCACCCCTCGAAGTGCTTCTCGTCGAGGAATACCTGGACGTGGCCGAGCAGCTCAGCGCGATCCTCCGGCGGCAAGCGCAGGAATACGACGACGTTCCGCTCGAGAATCGCGCGCCACACCGCCGGGAACGGTCGGGCACGGATTCCAGCGCGCCGACGTCCAGCTCCGAGACCGAATGCCATGCGAGCAATTTACCCGCTCGGCACGACAGACGAAGGACATGGATCGCGATTGGACTTTCGACATCTCCGCTCGGAGATTTCTCTTCATGAAACCCGAGCTCGGAATAATCGAGGGATTCTACGGAAAGCCGTGGACGTGGGAAGCGCGTGCGGAAACCGTGTCGTTCCTCGCACCGCACGGCTATCGCTTCTACCTCTACGCACCGAAGGCCGACCCGTTCCTCCGTCGGCGGTGGCAGGAATCACATCCCGACCATATCGCTCTGAAACTCGAAGCGCTTGCCACACACTGCCGTGAAAACGGTGTGCGCTTCGGTGTCGGACTCAGCCCGTACGAGCTCTTCAACAACTTCGACGACCCGGCGCGAGATTCACTCGCCCGCAAGCTCGCCTTCTTCGACGACATCGGCGTCGAGGACCTTGCCATCCTCTTCGATGACATGCGTGGCGACGTTCCCGATCTCGCCACGCGGCAAACGGACATCGTACACTGGTGCGTCACGCGCACCACGGCGACACGGGTCATCGTCTGCCCCAGCTACTACTCCGACGATCCCATCCTCGACCGCGTCTTTGGCAATCGCCCCGACAACTATGCCGAGGATCTCGGCGAGTTGCTCGACTCGACGATCGAGATCATGTGGACTGGAGAGGAAGTCATTTCGCGACAGTACTCACCCGGGCATCTCGCGCGCGTAACCGGGCAGCTTGGACGAAAGCCGTTCATCTGGGATAACTACCCCGTCAACGACGGTCAACGGATGTCGCAGTACCTTCACTTGCGCGGATTCACGGGACGCCCGGCTGCGATGGCCGACCATATCGCTGCCCACGGTATCAACCCGGCACTCCAGCCCACGCTCAACCGCATCCCCGCGCTCACCCTGTCCGACAGCTACCGGCTCGGCAACGCATACGAGTACTGTGAATCATTCAGACGCGCATGCGTGGACGTGCTCGGCGAAGATCTTGGCATGCGCGTACGCGAAGACCTGCTCACGCTCCAGGACATCGGCCTCGACCGGCTCGGCGAAAAAGAACGACTCCTTCGCGAGCGATACGAAGGAGTCGAGCACAATGGAGCACGAGAGATCATCGCCTGGTTGAACGGCGAATACCGCATCACCGACGAGATCGTTCAGACTCAATAGCGACTTCGGCCGCTGTGCTATCCTTTCTTTCCCCTGCCGGGGTTCGTCGTGGGGCGCGTTCCCTTGCCGCCGTTGGCTGGGACACCCGCGGGAGGTCCGCCGGCCGGACGACCGGCGACACCAGCTCCGGCTCCCACGCCTGTGCCCGCCGTCGCAGGCCGTCCGGTGGTTGTCGGTTTCCGCGACTGTCCCATCGCCGCCTGATCAGGGAGACTGGCCAGCTTGCCCAGCTCCGCATCGCTCGCGCGCGCCTGAAGCTTCTCCAATACCCGTGCCAGCGCATCGTCGGATGGCAGCCCGCGATCCACGAGACTGCCGATCACGAACAGTGGAACGGCGAGTGACCGTCCCGAAGGTGCGCCCTTCGCCAGCGCGCTCACCGCGGCTCCATCCACTCCCTTTCGCAGAGCTTCCGCACCCGCTTCGACTTCGTCGCCATTTGAGCGTCCGCGTTCCCTGTCGAGCGCATCCTTCGCTTTCTCCATCCGCTCTTCCTGCTGCATGATGGACTTTGCGATGGCCTTCGGATCCACTCCCTTGGCCGCGAACTTCAGAGCCCGCTGTTCGAGTGCCTGTGCCGGGAGACTCCGCGCCCTCGCATCCGCGATCGTCGCCAATACCTGCGCCGCAACATCGGGTGGAAGAACTTCACGCAGCCGGTCCGAAGGATCCTTCGCCGGCGTCTGAGCTGCCACGCTGCCCGCCATGAATGCGATCGCGGCTGCCAGCACAGTAATCATTCGCTTGTGTGTCATTGCATTTACCTCGACTGAGAAACACTGCCGTACTTCTTTCCTTGCAATAGACTCCGGGAAACGGACGCCGGGTCACATCAATTTCGGTTTCACCGCTGCCCTGCCGCGCGGCTAGCGCACGATCAGTATTCCCACCGATCCGCCGAATTCATCCCGACTGCTCGCGAGTCCGGACGGTACGAGCCACTGGCCGCCGTCCACACGAACGTTGATCTCGTGCATGCCGGACCCGATGGGAAGCAACACACTCCACTGTCCACTTCCGTCGCTTGTGAGAGGAACCGGCTTCCAGTCCGTGAAATCGCCCGCGATCTCTACACTCCGCTTCGCGACGGCATCTACTGTGATCGTCCTCATGCCCGCGCTCACGCTGGAGATCCGGAGCTCGCGCACCTCCGCGCGGGATGGCATCGCGATTTCAGGATCTGCTGTGATCAGCGAAGCTCGCGATTCCGCGGCAGAGGTCCGGGCCCGTACGGACGAGAATCTCAATCCCAGCGAAGCGAATCGCCCGCCCGGGAATCCCTGCGTAAAATCCACGGGATACATCCCGCCGCTTCCGACGATTCCAACGGACCGCGTCAGCCACACCGTAGCGCGAGCACTGCCCCAACCCTTGGCCGACCCCCCAATCGTTGGAAGCCTGTCGCCACTGCGAAAACCGGCGGTTGCGCTCAACTCAAGACGAGGGCCGGCCATGTTGTACTCCAGCTGCGAATCGGAGTAGCGAATGGAATCCTCCACGACGACGGGAGTGAATGTCGCCGTGATATACGAATCGGAGATACGCGCCCACGCGCCGGCTTCGCCCTGCCGTACACTTCGCCAGACGGCTCCATCCCATGCTGCACCAAGCCCACCTCCTGCCCACACACCTCCAGCTTCGCCGAGGAGATGGAGCCGGCCGATACCGAGAGTCTGCGTCGTTCTGCCGCCGTCCTGGTGTGCGCTGCCGCCGAAGAAACCCGCCACCTCGGCCGCCAGTGGTCCCGAGCGGGGAGTGAATACAGAGCCGGCAACCGTTCCCTGTCCACTCCATTCGCCGGACGAAAACTGCGAGTACGTCGCGGCCGCGCCGAGCGTCGCGTTGCCGGATTCGATCCGGAGTGATGGTGTGAGCGCGGCCGCCGTGGCATCAACGCTGTCGGCGTAACGCATCTTGACCGCACCGGCTTCGATGCCGCCGCTCACAACCTGCGCGCCCGCCACCGGCCGGCCCGTTATTCCGACAAGGAGAGAGACGAACGCCAGGCGTCCGATCACACCGTTACGAGTGAATCGTGATCTCAATCCGCGGAGCCGGCTGACGCGGATTCGGATCCAAGCTCCAGAAGCGAGCTCTCGGTGCCGAACTCGTCCATGCGGGAGCTCACGAGCGGATCCGCAACCCATCGCTGTCCGCGACCGTCATTCTCGTCCACGATGAACGCGTACTCATGCCTGCCCGCAGGCAACGCAAGCGAAACCACCCATGTCCCATCGCCGCGTGGCGTGGCTAGCACCGTCGCGCCCTTGGTCCACGAGTTGAAATCACCGACGAGCGACACGCTCTTTGCGTCGGGCGCGCGAAGGACGAATCTCACGATGTGTACGGTGTCGGAATGCGTCGCGGCCGCGGGCGCCGATGCGACAACAGGGCTTTCCCGGCGCACGAGCTGCGCGTTGAATGCCGCGCCGAGCGCGAAGCATATGCCGGCGAAGCCTGCCGCCAGCAGTGCTCCCCTGAATGGTGAGACCTCCATGGTCAGCGGGCGAATCCACCATCCGCGCCTGACGTCAGCCGGATCAGTGCGGCTCCGATAGTTGGCATCCGCTTTCTTCAAAGCTTCGGCGTGGGCCGCCGACATGACACGAGCATCGAAGGTTGTATCGAGGTATTCGCGCGTCTTCAGCGGACCAGCTATTCTCGCCACGATGTCGTCGTCGCTGCGCAGATAATCGTCGAAGCGTTCAGTCACTGTGCACTCCCGTCAATATCTCGCGCAGCTGCATGCATGCGCGTTTTACTCTCATCTTGAGCGCCGACACGTTGACACCGGTCAGCTCAGACATCTCTTCGTAGCTCAGGTCTTCCACGTGCTTCAGTACGAACGCTTCACGGTACGAAGAGTGAAGCTGATCGAGCGCGCGCTGTATCTCTTCGAGCTCGGTTGTATCCGGCGCCGGGCTCGATACCGCGCGCTTCGCCAGCACTTCCGGATCGCGCACCAGCATGCTTTCGCGCCGGCTTCGCTTCGCGCCGAACGTGCGGCACTCGTTCACGACGATCTGATACATCCATCCGGAGAACCGGTCGCGGTCACGGCACCCGGAAAGATTCCTGAACGCGCGAATGAACGCCAATTGCAATGCATCGTCCGCATCCTGCCCGCTGCCGAGCACGCGCACAGCGAAGCGCGTGTAGTTGTCGCGGTAGCGTTCGAGGATTATCGCGAATGCGTCCGTGTTGCCGTCGAGCACGGCTTGAATCACATCGGCGTCGGACACGCCGTCGAGAGCCCTCATGTCATATAGACTCGCCCAGGGCGAACCCGGGTCACAATGCCAAACCGGACACGGACACCTGCTGCACGCGGCTCCGCACCCAGTCCTCGAGCCGGGTCAGCGTGACCGGCACCCGCGATCTCATCAGCGATGGATCGAACGTCTGATCCGTAGTTTCGTTGATCACTCCCACGCGCAGCACGCGGCTTACTCCCGGATGCAGCGGCTTCATCGCGCGTGACAGTGCGCGCACCACGCCGAGCGGGAGGTGAGTCACCTTCGCCTTCCTCCCGCTCACGCGCTCGAACGTCTGCACGATTTCGTGCGCGGTGAGATTTTCCGGCCCGCCAACTTCGATGATCTCTCCTCGCAGCGATGGTATCTGAAGCGCACCGACCACAACCTTGGCAACATCCTCCGCAGCGACGTAATTCCTCGGATTTCTTCCCGGGCCGAACAGCACCACGCGCTTCCCCTCCATCACGGGCTTGCCGATGAGCTGGTACGCGTGAATCTCCATGAACGCGGTCGGTCTTATGATCGTCCACGTCAGCCCGCTGTCCTGGAGGTATCGTTCCACCCTTGCCTTGGTGCGCCAGAAATCCACGGGATGATCGGGCGAGGCGCCTACCACCGAAGTGTAAATGAAGTGCCGCACGCCGGCTTGCTTCGCCGACTCTATCAGCCCGCGATGACCCGCGTCATCCACCAGTTCGCTCGCGTCTTCGCCCTTGCCGAGCATGGAGTGCGCGGCCGCGATCACCGTGCTGACTCCGCGAAGCGCGAAGTCCAGCGACTCGCGATCCCGCAGATCGCCTCTGACGATCTTCGCACCGAGCGATTGCAGCTTGTCCCCATTCGCCAGCTCACGCGTCATTGCGCGCACGGGCTGGCCATTCGCCAGAAGCGTCCGCGCTACTTTGCCGCCGAGTGTTCCGGTAGCGCCGACGATCAGGATCATGAGATCATCTCCGTTACGCGCAGCATGCTCCGAACGGACCTGCCGGAACATTGATCACCGGCGGTGCCGATGGGGCCT
This genomic interval carries:
- a CDS encoding WYL domain-containing protein, coding for MSPRASKLQRWTDLLAALLRRHYPATFDDLARDIPGYLDSSKKKDALMRMFERDKDELRSFGIAIETQQIEDGEATGYRLEKKGFYLPYLSLAREGKGASQRRKPDKYGYRALGDPVLTEEVDSAIRKLAFDLPLRDVESVSDPERAVHAAAPRDSVFEAMNDALTRRKSVTFDYRTMATDKSSRRTIEPYGLFFLSSHWYVAGRDPDRLELRNFRPMGLTIHELCALELGLAMLRAERPPDETVTIDRARDRLRKVIAKLPPDHEEAGQRYAELAPSDGLPFLTELRKGRDCKWMPRSRA
- a CDS encoding RNA polymerase sigma factor, producing MRALDGVSDADVIQAVLDGNTDAFAIILERYRDNYTRFAVRVLGSGQDADDALQLAFIRAFRNLSGCRDRDRFSGWMYQIVVNECRTFGAKRSRRESMLVRDPEVLAKRAVSSPAPDTTELEEIQRALDQLHSSYREAFVLKHVEDLSYEEMSELTGVNVSALKMRVKRACMQLREILTGVHSD
- a CDS encoding isoamylase early set domain-containing protein yields the protein MTERFDDYLRSDDDIVARIAGPLKTREYLDTTFDARVMSAAHAEALKKADANYRSRTDPADVRRGWWIRPLTMEVSPFRGALLAAGFAGICFALGAAFNAQLVRRESPVVASAPAAATHSDTVHIVRFVLRAPDAKSVSLVGDFNSWTKGATVLATPRGDGTWVVSLALPAGRHEYAFIVDENDGRGQRWVADPLVSSRMDEFGTESSLLELGSESASAGSAD
- a CDS encoding SDR family oxidoreductase; protein product: MILIVGATGTLGGKVARTLLANGQPVRAMTRELANGDKLQSLGAKIVRGDLRDRESLDFALRGVSTVIAAAHSMLGKGEDASELVDDAGHRGLIESAKQAGVRHFIYTSVVGASPDHPVDFWRTKARVERYLQDSGLTWTIIRPTAFMEIHAYQLIGKPVMEGKRVVLFGPGRNPRNYVAAEDVAKVVVGALQIPSLRGEIIEVGGPENLTAHEIVQTFERVSGRKAKVTHLPLGVVRALSRAMKPLHPGVSRVLRVGVINETTDQTFDPSLMRSRVPVTLTRLEDWVRSRVQQVSVSGLAL
- a CDS encoding beta-N-acetylglucosaminidase domain-containing protein, whose product is MKPELGIIEGFYGKPWTWEARAETVSFLAPHGYRFYLYAPKADPFLRRRWQESHPDHIALKLEALATHCRENGVRFGVGLSPYELFNNFDDPARDSLARKLAFFDDIGVEDLAILFDDMRGDVPDLATRQTDIVHWCVTRTTATRVIVCPSYYSDDPILDRVFGNRPDNYAEDLGELLDSTIEIMWTGEEVISRQYSPGHLARVTGQLGRKPFIWDNYPVNDGQRMSQYLHLRGFTGRPAAMADHIAAHGINPALQPTLNRIPALTLSDSYRLGNAYEYCESFRRACVDVLGEDLGMRVREDLLTLQDIGLDRLGEKERLLRERYEGVEHNGAREIIAWLNGEYRITDEIVQTQ
- a CDS encoding glycogen-binding domain-containing protein produces the protein MRSRFTRNGVIGRLAFVSLLVGITGRPVAGAQVVSGGIEAGAVKMRYADSVDATAAALTPSLRIESGNATLGAAATYSQFSSGEWSGQGTVAGSVFTPRSGPLAAEVAGFFGGSAHQDGGRTTQTLGIGRLHLLGEAGGVWAGGGLGAAWDGAVWRSVRQGEAGAWARISDSYITATFTPVVVEDSIRYSDSQLEYNMAGPRLELSATAGFRSGDRLPTIGGSAKGWGSARATVWLTRSVGIVGSGGMYPVDFTQGFPGGRFASLGLRFSSVRARTSAAESRASLITADPEIAMPSRAEVRELRISSVSAGMRTITVDAVAKRSVEIAGDFTDWKPVPLTSDGSGQWSVLLPIGSGMHEINVRVDGGQWLVPSGLASSRDEFGGSVGILIVR
- a CDS encoding zinc-dependent peptidase, with amino-acid sequence MAFGLGAGRRRAGIRARPFPAVWRAILERNVVVFLRLPPEDRAELLGHVQVFLDEKHFEGCGGLELTDEIRVTIAAQACLLLLHRETDYYPHLKSVLVYPSGYREDGERYIGGGIWEDGPEDRLGHTARELRALVLAWDAASRGARDPSDGQNVVLHEFAHQLDFENRSADGTPDLDTHAGYLAWGRVMSAEFTALRHAEESGMPTLLDTYGATNPTEFFAVATEAFFERPRALRTTHPELYAELQKFYRQDPVTFSSEVE